The Catenuloplanes niger genome includes a window with the following:
- a CDS encoding Rieske 2Fe-2S domain-containing protein, which yields MLKREDNERVTRSGPGTPLGKLLRAYWQPAALVSEMTPDRQVKPVRLLGEDLVLFRKPDGGWALVGRFCAHRGVDLAFARHEEGGLRCLYHGWLYGADGRCKEQPAEPAHSRFAERIRIPAYPCVEKNGIVFAYLGEGDPPPFPWYDAFQAPDEYTFAFKGLWECNWLQGLEGGIDPSHVSFLHRFIDEDPREVYGQQFSEIVEGTGQKLSKLVGDSYRPDIEVEEAEHGLRVYALRQLTEDIKHVRITNLVFPNAFVVPFGTSKVFIQWHVPIDDHNHYWYMIWYDFAERTDRETLLQQRLGEVSLPDYRPLRNRANNWGYDPAEQRDLTYTGMGLDINVHDQWAVESMGAIQDRTTERLGVSDRAVTANRRMLLRAIDAFEQGGTVPGRPAGDADAARLTGPLAVDTIAPNDGWEETWRQREAERRAASPWASPRKDHADA from the coding sequence GTGCTCAAGCGCGAGGACAACGAACGCGTCACCCGGAGCGGGCCCGGCACCCCGCTCGGCAAGCTGCTGCGGGCCTACTGGCAGCCCGCAGCCCTGGTCTCCGAGATGACGCCGGACCGCCAGGTCAAGCCGGTCCGCCTGCTCGGTGAGGACCTCGTCCTGTTCCGGAAGCCGGACGGCGGGTGGGCGCTGGTCGGCCGGTTCTGCGCGCACCGCGGTGTCGACCTGGCGTTCGCCCGGCACGAGGAGGGCGGCCTGCGCTGCCTCTACCACGGCTGGCTCTACGGCGCGGACGGCCGGTGCAAGGAGCAGCCGGCCGAGCCCGCGCACAGCCGCTTCGCCGAGCGGATCCGCATCCCGGCGTACCCGTGCGTGGAGAAGAACGGCATCGTCTTCGCCTACCTCGGCGAGGGCGACCCGCCGCCGTTCCCGTGGTACGACGCGTTCCAGGCGCCGGACGAGTACACGTTCGCGTTCAAGGGCCTGTGGGAGTGCAACTGGCTGCAGGGCCTGGAGGGCGGCATCGACCCGAGCCACGTCAGCTTCCTGCACCGCTTCATCGACGAGGACCCGCGCGAGGTCTACGGCCAGCAGTTCAGCGAGATCGTCGAGGGCACCGGCCAGAAACTGTCGAAGCTGGTCGGCGACTCGTACCGGCCGGACATCGAGGTCGAGGAGGCCGAGCACGGCCTGCGGGTCTACGCGCTGCGGCAACTCACCGAGGACATCAAGCACGTGCGGATCACGAACCTGGTGTTCCCGAACGCGTTCGTGGTGCCGTTCGGCACCAGCAAGGTCTTCATCCAGTGGCACGTGCCGATCGACGACCACAACCACTACTGGTACATGATCTGGTACGACTTCGCGGAGCGCACCGACCGGGAGACGCTGTTGCAGCAGCGCCTCGGCGAGGTCTCGCTGCCCGACTACCGGCCGCTGCGGAACCGGGCCAACAACTGGGGGTACGACCCGGCCGAGCAGCGCGACCTCACGTACACCGGCATGGGTCTGGACATCAACGTCCACGACCAGTGGGCGGTGGAGAGCATGGGCGCGATCCAGGACCGCACCACCGAACGACTCGGCGTCTCCGACCGCGCGGTCACCGCGAACCGCCGCATGCTGCTGCGCGCGATCGACGCGTTCGAGCAGGGCGGCACGGTGCCGGGCCGCCCGGCCGGTGACGCGGACGCGGCCCGGCTGACCGGCCCGCTCGCGGTCGACACGATCGCACCGAACGACGGCTGGGAGGAGACCTGGCGGCAGCGCGAGGCCGAGCGCCGCGCGGCGTCCCCGTGGGCGTCCCCGCGGAAGGACCACGCCGATGCCTAG
- a CDS encoding primary-amine oxidase, protein MSACHTSPESDGGRSVRSHPLDPPTADEISRAVAAARADGRLGDPARFWGATLDEAHARRVVAGAATGVRLGLVGMRIDGAGAWEIDVLLSDAGDEATDWRPVDPRRPGITSDEARAAARACRESPLFQEVMARRGIHDVSLCMIDAESMGGFEPAKYRGRRVTWGTVWHRTTEDDNGYARPVQGVVPIIDMHTMEVLEVEDHGVIPVSTEAGPLTTGGFGPDRTGLKALEVVQKDGPSFDVDGWRVSWQGWTFRIGFTHREGLVLYDLEFLGRSVLKRAACNEMYVPYLDSNSTQYRKNFFDWGEYGAGPLTNSLALGCDCLGVIHYFDGTHLGGYGDPVTIKNAICMHEEDNSILWKHNDLRRGVSEVRRSRRLIVSNFQTVANYDYGFYWSLYQDGRIELEVKLTGILSASGINAGDEVPYGRKVSELVQAPIHQHYFGIRLDTAVDGELNRLAEVHAEAEPDPALNPYGNAVRFVREPLTVETGRRNDPGTARHWRIESADRTNRYGEPTAYQLRIPDTTRSFGRPDSVMATRAPFIHQHLWATPYAADENFIGGQYPNHAEPGEDGVHVWQRQRRSIDGVPLVLWPVLGTHHLPRPEQWPVMPVEAIHLTLAPDGFFDRNPALDIPDPAAARAAEPDSCCS, encoded by the coding sequence ATGAGCGCCTGCCACACCTCGCCCGAGTCCGACGGCGGACGTTCCGTCCGGTCCCACCCGCTCGACCCGCCGACCGCGGACGAGATCTCCCGCGCCGTGGCCGCCGCCCGCGCGGACGGCCGACTCGGTGACCCCGCCCGCTTCTGGGGCGCCACGCTCGACGAGGCGCACGCCCGCCGGGTCGTCGCGGGTGCGGCGACCGGCGTCCGGCTCGGCCTGGTCGGCATGCGGATCGACGGCGCGGGCGCCTGGGAGATCGACGTGCTGCTGAGCGACGCCGGGGACGAGGCCACGGACTGGCGGCCGGTCGACCCGCGCCGCCCCGGCATCACCTCGGACGAGGCGCGCGCCGCCGCGCGGGCATGCCGGGAGAGCCCGCTGTTCCAGGAGGTCATGGCCCGCCGCGGCATCCACGACGTCTCGCTCTGCATGATCGACGCGGAGTCGATGGGCGGTTTCGAGCCGGCGAAGTACCGGGGCAGAAGAGTCACCTGGGGTACGGTCTGGCACCGCACGACCGAGGACGACAACGGGTACGCCCGGCCGGTCCAGGGCGTGGTGCCGATCATCGACATGCACACCATGGAGGTCCTGGAGGTCGAGGACCACGGCGTCATCCCGGTCTCCACGGAGGCCGGCCCGCTGACCACCGGCGGCTTCGGCCCGGACCGGACCGGCCTGAAGGCCCTGGAGGTGGTGCAGAAGGACGGCCCGAGCTTCGACGTCGACGGTTGGCGGGTCAGCTGGCAGGGCTGGACGTTCCGGATCGGGTTCACCCACCGCGAGGGCCTGGTCCTCTACGACCTGGAGTTCCTCGGCCGGTCCGTGCTCAAGCGCGCGGCCTGCAACGAGATGTACGTGCCGTACCTGGACTCGAACTCCACGCAGTACCGGAAGAACTTCTTCGACTGGGGCGAGTACGGCGCCGGCCCGCTGACCAACTCGCTGGCGCTCGGCTGCGACTGCCTCGGCGTCATCCACTACTTCGACGGCACCCACCTCGGCGGGTACGGCGACCCGGTGACGATCAAGAACGCGATCTGCATGCACGAGGAGGACAACAGCATCCTCTGGAAGCACAACGATCTGCGCCGCGGCGTCAGCGAGGTCCGCCGCTCCCGCCGGCTGATCGTCTCGAACTTCCAGACCGTGGCGAACTACGACTACGGCTTCTACTGGTCGCTCTACCAGGACGGCCGGATCGAGCTGGAGGTGAAGCTGACCGGCATCCTCTCCGCCTCCGGGATCAACGCCGGCGACGAGGTGCCGTACGGCCGGAAGGTCTCCGAACTGGTCCAGGCGCCGATCCACCAGCACTACTTCGGCATCCGGCTGGACACCGCGGTCGACGGCGAGCTCAACCGGCTCGCGGAGGTGCACGCGGAGGCGGAGCCGGACCCGGCGCTCAACCCGTACGGCAATGCGGTCCGCTTCGTGCGGGAGCCGCTGACCGTGGAGACCGGCCGGCGCAACGACCCGGGCACCGCGCGGCACTGGCGCATCGAGAGCGCGGACCGGACGAACCGGTACGGCGAGCCGACCGCGTACCAGCTGCGGATCCCGGACACCACGCGCAGCTTCGGCCGGCCGGACTCGGTGATGGCGACCCGGGCCCCGTTCATCCACCAGCACCTGTGGGCCACGCCGTACGCGGCGGACGAGAACTTCATCGGCGGCCAGTACCCGAACCACGCGGAGCCGGGCGAGGACGGCGTGCACGTCTGGCAGCGGCAGCGGCGCTCGATCGACGGCGTGCCGCTGGTGCTCTGGCCGGTGCTCGGCACGCACCACCTGCCGCGGCCGGAGCAGTGGCCGGTGATGCCGGTGGAGGCGATCCACCTGACGCTGGCGCCGGACGGCTTCTTCGACCGCAACCCGGCGCTCGACATCCCCGACCCGGCGGCGGCACGCGCGGCCGAGCCGGATTCCTGCTGCTCATGA
- a CDS encoding aldehyde dehydrogenase family protein → MRELEPFLIDGEWIAPGTRQTFPVLDPSTGEVLTRVAQATDDDVHAAVTAAATAHADRRWSGLPPIERTRVLSRIADLIEENLEELAVLETRDNGKPIERSRADTAFAANDFRHFAGAPGRLTGTVVPIDGGAHHVYTVREPVGVAALILPWNFPIMTAAHKLAPALAAGCTVVVKPAEQTPLTMLRLAALCAAAGLPAGVLNVLTGDGRTGAALVAHPGVAKVSFTGSTEVGRRVMVSAAATTKRLTLELGGKSPNIVFADADLDAATATAMRASFGHSGQMCTAGSRLLVQRSILSEMVGRLTAATRKVPVGNGLDGGISVGPLVSEEQRQIVLSYIEKGRAEGATVAAGGGVPDRPGYFVEPTLFTGVTNDMTIAREEIFGPVAGVIAFEDEEEALAIANDTSYGLAAGVWTRDLSRAHRMAARLHAGTVWVNTYNVFDPALSFGGVGDSGVGRDLGDEALHAFTESKGVVVKL, encoded by the coding sequence ATGCGCGAACTCGAACCCTTCCTGATCGACGGCGAGTGGATCGCTCCGGGCACCCGGCAGACGTTCCCGGTGCTCGACCCGAGCACCGGCGAGGTACTCACCCGCGTCGCCCAGGCCACCGACGACGACGTGCACGCGGCCGTGACGGCGGCGGCGACCGCGCACGCGGACCGCCGCTGGTCCGGGCTGCCGCCGATCGAACGCACCCGGGTGCTGAGCCGGATCGCGGACCTGATCGAGGAGAACCTGGAGGAGCTGGCCGTCCTGGAGACCCGGGACAACGGCAAGCCGATCGAACGCTCCCGGGCCGACACCGCGTTCGCCGCCAACGACTTCCGGCACTTCGCGGGCGCGCCCGGCCGGCTCACCGGCACGGTCGTCCCGATCGACGGCGGCGCGCACCACGTCTACACCGTGCGCGAACCGGTCGGCGTGGCCGCGCTGATCCTGCCGTGGAACTTCCCGATCATGACGGCCGCGCACAAACTGGCCCCGGCGCTCGCGGCCGGCTGCACGGTCGTGGTCAAACCGGCCGAACAGACACCGCTGACCATGCTCCGGCTGGCCGCGCTCTGCGCGGCGGCGGGCCTGCCCGCGGGCGTACTGAACGTGCTGACCGGCGACGGCCGCACCGGCGCCGCGCTGGTCGCACACCCGGGCGTGGCGAAGGTGTCGTTCACCGGCTCGACCGAGGTCGGCCGGCGGGTGATGGTCTCGGCCGCGGCCACCACCAAGCGGCTCACGCTCGAACTGGGCGGCAAGAGCCCGAACATCGTCTTCGCGGACGCGGACCTGGACGCCGCCACCGCCACCGCGATGCGCGCGTCGTTCGGCCACTCCGGCCAGATGTGCACGGCCGGCAGCCGGCTGCTGGTGCAGCGCTCGATCCTGAGCGAGATGGTCGGCCGGCTGACCGCCGCGACCCGGAAGGTGCCGGTCGGCAACGGGCTCGACGGCGGGATCTCGGTCGGGCCGCTGGTCTCCGAGGAACAGCGGCAGATCGTGCTCTCCTACATCGAGAAGGGACGCGCCGAGGGCGCCACCGTGGCAGCCGGCGGCGGCGTGCCGGACCGGCCCGGCTACTTCGTCGAGCCGACGCTGTTCACCGGCGTCACCAACGACATGACGATCGCGCGCGAGGAGATCTTCGGGCCGGTCGCGGGCGTCATCGCGTTCGAGGACGAGGAGGAGGCGCTCGCGATCGCCAACGACACGTCCTACGGCCTCGCGGCCGGTGTCTGGACGCGGGACCTGTCCCGCGCGCACCGGATGGCGGCCCGGCTGCACGCCGGCACGGTGTGGGTGAACACCTACAACGTCTTCGACCCGGCGCTGTCGTTCGGCGGCGTCGGCGACTCCGGCGTCGGCCGCGACCTCGGCGACGAGGCCCTCCACGCGTTCACCGAGTCCAAGGGCGTCGTGGTCAAGCTGTAG
- a CDS encoding GntR family transcriptional regulator → MDDSSTSGTALVDETAAAIRARIMSGEIPIGAQLRQAELAKTLGVSRTPVREALRQLQTGGLIEVVPNRGAVVRVPAPWEVREAYEVRAELEGLACERAVRRLTRDSLAELRATNELLRPGDAPPNPASHAANDRFHTLIHQIAGNERLAKVIKEINEAFPRNVSALVLQEHPRHRDDNFAEHERILAALAADDAETARREMLAHVLSAGEQLARWYERRSATVFKG, encoded by the coding sequence ATGGACGACTCCTCCACCAGCGGCACCGCGCTCGTCGACGAGACCGCGGCCGCGATCCGCGCGCGGATCATGTCCGGCGAGATCCCGATCGGCGCGCAGCTGCGGCAGGCCGAACTGGCCAAGACGCTCGGCGTCAGCCGCACGCCGGTGCGCGAGGCGCTGCGCCAGCTGCAGACCGGCGGCCTGATCGAGGTCGTGCCGAACCGTGGCGCGGTGGTGCGCGTGCCCGCCCCGTGGGAGGTGCGCGAGGCGTACGAGGTGCGTGCCGAACTGGAGGGCCTGGCCTGCGAGCGCGCCGTGCGCCGGCTGACCCGCGACTCGCTCGCCGAGCTGCGTGCCACGAACGAGCTGCTCCGGCCGGGTGACGCGCCGCCGAACCCGGCCTCGCACGCGGCGAACGACCGGTTCCACACGCTCATCCACCAGATCGCCGGCAACGAGCGCCTCGCCAAGGTGATCAAGGAGATAAACGAGGCGTTCCCGCGCAACGTCTCCGCGCTGGTGCTGCAGGAGCACCCCCGCCACCGGGACGACAACTTCGCCGAGCACGAGCGGATCCTGGCCGCGCTGGCCGCGGACGACGCCGAGACCGCGCGCCGGGAGATGCTGGCGCACGTGCTCAGCGCGGGGGAGCAGCTGGCCCGCTGGTACGAGCGCCGCTCCGCCACCGTCTTCAAGGGCTGA
- a CDS encoding glutamine synthetase family protein produces MPSVDARPVAEGGGGWDARPMLAADRGGFVDRHDLWTQAQYAAAGQLRRVIDELGLELVRFSFADQHGVLHGKTLTRAAVPGALRSGLTAPSSLLLKDSSGRSAFPVFTPDAPSGFAGAGDVVLVPDPTTFRVLPWADRTGWVLCDLRFPDGSPVPFCTRSMLRNQIDDLSTSGYDMTVGVELEFHVYRAEEAALAADRVGGPGTPGRPPRVGPVSGGAQLLHEEGLDRVDDVVQLLQRGLTTLDLPLRSIELEFGPSQLEITMQAGSARDAADQVVLARSAIRQICRRAGYHATFMSRPAGAATASTGWHLHQSLRERATGRAAFDPGPDETLMSSTARHWLGGLLAHAPAAAAFSTPTVNGYKRYLPFSLAPDRVVWGADNKGAMVRVVGGGTDTGARLENRSGEPAANPYLYIASQIVSGLDGLRHAIDPGPPTENPYAADAVRLPQSLGAAVDALTADPVFADAFGARTIDWYATLKRDEFARYLAHVSDWEQREYLDLF; encoded by the coding sequence ATGCCTAGCGTCGACGCGCGCCCGGTCGCGGAGGGCGGTGGCGGCTGGGACGCGCGCCCGATGCTGGCCGCGGACCGCGGCGGCTTCGTCGACCGGCACGACCTGTGGACGCAGGCGCAGTACGCGGCCGCCGGCCAGCTCCGCCGGGTGATCGACGAACTGGGCCTGGAGCTGGTCCGGTTCTCGTTCGCGGACCAGCACGGCGTGCTGCACGGCAAGACGCTGACCCGCGCGGCCGTCCCCGGCGCACTCCGCTCCGGCCTCACCGCACCCAGCTCGCTGCTGCTCAAGGACTCGTCCGGCCGGTCCGCGTTCCCGGTCTTCACGCCGGACGCGCCATCGGGCTTCGCCGGCGCCGGTGACGTGGTGCTGGTCCCGGACCCGACCACGTTCCGGGTGCTGCCGTGGGCCGACCGGACCGGCTGGGTCCTCTGCGACCTGCGCTTCCCGGACGGCTCGCCGGTCCCGTTCTGCACCCGCTCGATGCTCCGGAACCAGATCGACGACCTCAGCACCAGCGGGTACGACATGACGGTCGGCGTCGAGTTGGAGTTCCACGTCTACCGCGCCGAGGAGGCGGCCCTCGCCGCCGACCGCGTCGGCGGGCCGGGCACACCCGGCCGGCCGCCACGGGTCGGGCCGGTCAGCGGCGGCGCACAACTGCTGCACGAGGAGGGCCTGGACCGCGTCGACGACGTCGTCCAGCTGCTGCAACGCGGCCTGACCACGCTGGACCTGCCGCTGCGCTCGATCGAGCTGGAGTTCGGCCCTAGCCAGCTGGAGATCACCATGCAGGCCGGGAGCGCGCGGGACGCGGCCGACCAGGTGGTGCTGGCGCGCAGCGCGATCCGGCAGATCTGCCGCCGCGCCGGGTACCACGCCACGTTCATGTCCCGCCCGGCCGGTGCCGCGACCGCGTCCACCGGCTGGCACCTGCACCAGTCGCTGCGGGAACGCGCGACCGGGCGGGCCGCGTTCGACCCCGGGCCGGACGAGACGCTGATGTCCAGCACGGCCCGGCACTGGCTGGGCGGGCTGCTGGCGCACGCGCCGGCCGCGGCCGCGTTCAGCACGCCGACCGTGAACGGCTACAAGCGTTACCTGCCGTTCTCGCTGGCCCCGGACCGGGTGGTGTGGGGCGCGGACAACAAGGGCGCGATGGTACGCGTGGTGGGCGGCGGCACGGACACGGGCGCGCGGCTGGAGAACCGGTCCGGCGAACCCGCGGCGAACCCGTACCTCTACATCGCGTCGCAGATCGTCAGCGGTCTGGACGGGCTGCGGCACGCGATCGACCCGGGCCCGCCGACCGAGAACCCGTACGCCGCGGACGCGGTCCGGCTGCCGCAGTCACTCGGTGCCGCGGTGGACGCGCTGACCGCGGATCCGGTCTTCGCGGACGCGTTCGGCGCCCGGACGATCGACTGGTACGCCACGCTCAAGCGTGACGAGTTCGCCCGCTACCTGGCGCACGTCTCCGACTGGGAGCAGCGCGAATACCTCGACCTGTTCTGA
- a CDS encoding methyl-accepting chemotaxis protein, giving the protein MGRDEPDDGVTGPERAALLAITEVCRRAALGDLEARVPALGTDPEIVAARTELNRLLDVADAYVRESGASLSAAAEGRFYRRFLYRGLHGAFRNGARLISNASAAMHDSADRLADAARERLALADELESAVLSVCEQISSVAATMGSAATGLSASAGQAVANAESGLSTVSSLRTASDQIRGAVNLINKVASQTRLLALNATIEAARAGEAGKGFSVVAGEVKNLANETSGSSDEILAQVTTVQTATAGAIDVLETVTESIREMGGLATGIAGRVDGSDHSPTGEDGLTQLAERLRGEVRRFVGTIRAS; this is encoded by the coding sequence GTGGGACGTGACGAACCGGACGACGGCGTGACCGGGCCGGAGCGCGCCGCGCTGCTGGCGATCACCGAGGTGTGCCGGCGCGCCGCCCTCGGCGACCTGGAGGCGCGGGTGCCCGCGCTCGGCACCGACCCGGAGATCGTCGCGGCGCGCACCGAGCTGAACCGGCTGCTCGACGTGGCGGACGCGTACGTGCGCGAGTCCGGCGCGTCGCTCTCCGCCGCCGCCGAGGGCCGCTTCTACCGCCGGTTCCTGTACCGCGGGCTGCACGGCGCGTTCCGCAACGGCGCCCGGCTGATCAGCAACGCGAGCGCGGCCATGCACGACTCCGCGGACCGGCTCGCGGACGCCGCCCGGGAACGGCTCGCACTCGCGGACGAACTGGAGTCGGCCGTGCTCAGCGTCTGCGAGCAGATCTCGTCCGTGGCCGCCACCATGGGATCGGCCGCGACCGGCCTGTCCGCCTCCGCCGGGCAGGCCGTCGCGAACGCGGAGAGCGGCCTGTCCACGGTGAGCTCGCTGCGCACCGCCTCCGACCAGATCCGCGGCGCGGTCAATCTGATCAACAAGGTGGCGTCGCAGACCCGGCTGCTCGCGTTGAACGCCACCATCGAGGCGGCGCGTGCCGGGGAGGCCGGCAAGGGTTTCAGCGTGGTCGCCGGTGAGGTCAAGAACCTGGCGAACGAGACGAGCGGCTCCAGCGACGAGATCCTGGCGCAGGTCACCACGGTGCAGACCGCCACCGCGGGCGCCATCGACGTGCTGGAGACGGTGACCGAGAGCATCCGGGAGATGGGCGGCCTGGCGACCGGCATCGCGGGCCGGGTGGACGGCAGCGACCACTCGCCGACCGGCGAGGACGGCCTCACCCAGCTCGCGGAGCGGCTGCGCGGCGAGGTACGGCGCTTCGTCGGCACGATCCGGGCGAGCTGA
- the solA gene encoding N-methyl-L-tryptophan oxidase, producing MTRFDPVALRAATPGMRHARHFNAAGSALPSAAVLETVVAHLRLEATIGGYEAAEVARERHEEVYALAARLVGGTADDIALTESATVAWHAAMDAIPFGPGDRILASASSYVSSAIHLFRLRETHGVIIEVLPCAPDGTVDLEALDKALRTPARLVTIAHVPTSSGLVEPVAEVAALANAAGVPLLLDAVQSLGQLPVDLAALGVDLAVGTGRKFLRGPRGTGLLYASPRIRELLRPARPDVRGAVWSSADGYEVKDGARRFETWETAHALRLGFGTALREALDLGVDAIHAYTSGLADCLKDALRTVRGVTPVDPDAAGGAIVTFVVDGEKPADTVRRLRAAGIHVTSVPDHHGQWDLGRRGLESVVRASVHVYNDESDVSALTAALGRQMSGPAFIPSGARADVIVVGAGVHGSAATWNLARRGASVVQLDQFADGHAQGSSHGHIRMIRRAYPNPVWDGLVDRAYLAWSELSDAAGETLLTTTGGLYARPAADGSPGLRGPGCETVDAARAAEIFPGLRLGDEFTAVYDPAAGVLDAAATMRSLRSLAVAAGADRRTGVRVLGWETDGDGVAVRTPDGVLRAERLVIAAGPWTGALVPALRDLLRVVRIVNIHVGASDVSAVSAPVLGPFSVEVPGVGLLYGLPAFGGAALKIGLDHGPDDDPDRPQTPVTAAEAAELLVHARRFLPAADGDVVDSVSCRYTMAPRNRFAVGALPSSPGVFVAAACSGHGFKFGPVIGAALADLALGGQRPDLDFLAPGALG from the coding sequence GTGACGCGGTTCGATCCGGTCGCGCTGCGGGCGGCGACGCCGGGGATGCGGCACGCGCGGCACTTCAACGCGGCCGGGTCGGCACTGCCGAGCGCGGCCGTGCTGGAGACCGTGGTCGCGCATCTGCGGCTCGAGGCGACGATCGGTGGCTACGAGGCAGCGGAGGTCGCGCGGGAACGGCACGAGGAGGTGTACGCGCTCGCGGCCCGGCTGGTCGGCGGCACGGCGGACGACATCGCGCTGACCGAGAGCGCAACCGTGGCCTGGCACGCCGCGATGGACGCGATCCCGTTCGGGCCGGGCGACCGGATCCTGGCGTCCGCGTCGAGCTACGTCAGCTCCGCGATCCACCTGTTCCGGCTGCGCGAGACGCACGGCGTGATCATCGAGGTGCTCCCCTGCGCGCCGGACGGCACGGTCGACCTGGAGGCGCTGGACAAGGCGCTGCGGACGCCGGCCCGGCTGGTCACGATCGCGCACGTGCCGACGTCGTCCGGGCTGGTCGAGCCGGTGGCGGAGGTGGCGGCGCTGGCGAACGCGGCCGGCGTGCCGCTGCTGCTGGACGCGGTGCAGTCGCTCGGGCAACTGCCGGTGGACCTGGCCGCGCTCGGCGTGGACCTCGCGGTCGGCACCGGGCGGAAGTTCCTGCGCGGCCCGCGCGGCACCGGGCTGCTCTACGCGTCGCCGCGCATCCGTGAACTGCTGCGCCCGGCCCGCCCGGACGTCCGTGGCGCGGTCTGGAGCAGCGCGGACGGCTACGAGGTGAAGGACGGCGCGCGCCGGTTCGAGACCTGGGAGACCGCGCACGCGCTGCGGCTCGGCTTCGGGACCGCGCTGCGCGAGGCGCTGGACCTGGGCGTGGACGCGATCCACGCCTACACGTCCGGCCTCGCCGACTGCCTGAAGGACGCGCTGCGCACGGTGCGGGGCGTGACGCCGGTGGATCCGGACGCGGCCGGCGGCGCGATCGTGACCTTCGTGGTGGACGGGGAGAAACCCGCGGACACGGTACGCCGGCTGCGCGCCGCCGGCATCCACGTGACCTCGGTGCCGGACCACCACGGTCAGTGGGATCTCGGGCGGCGCGGCCTGGAGTCGGTCGTGCGCGCGTCCGTGCACGTCTACAACGACGAGTCCGACGTCTCGGCCCTGACGGCGGCATTGGGGAGACAGATGTCCGGTCCGGCCTTCATCCCGTCGGGTGCCCGCGCGGACGTGATCGTGGTGGGCGCGGGCGTGCACGGCAGCGCGGCCACCTGGAACCTCGCCCGGCGGGGCGCCTCGGTGGTGCAGCTGGACCAGTTCGCGGACGGGCACGCGCAGGGGTCGTCGCACGGGCACATCCGGATGATCCGGCGCGCCTACCCGAACCCGGTCTGGGACGGCCTGGTCGACCGGGCCTATCTCGCCTGGTCGGAGCTGTCCGACGCGGCCGGCGAGACGCTGCTGACCACGACCGGCGGGCTCTACGCGCGGCCGGCCGCGGACGGTTCACCCGGGCTGCGCGGGCCCGGCTGCGAGACGGTGGACGCGGCACGGGCCGCGGAGATCTTCCCGGGGCTGCGGCTCGGCGACGAGTTCACCGCGGTGTACGACCCGGCGGCCGGCGTGCTGGACGCGGCCGCCACCATGCGGTCGCTGCGGTCACTGGCGGTCGCGGCGGGCGCCGACCGGCGTACCGGCGTGCGCGTTCTGGGCTGGGAGACGGACGGCGACGGCGTCGCGGTGCGCACCCCGGACGGCGTGCTGCGCGCGGAACGGCTGGTCATCGCGGCCGGGCCGTGGACCGGCGCGCTGGTGCCGGCGCTGCGGGACCTGCTGCGCGTGGTCCGGATCGTCAACATCCACGTCGGCGCCTCGGACGTCTCCGCGGTGTCCGCCCCCGTGCTCGGCCCGTTCTCCGTCGAGGTGCCCGGCGTGGGGCTGCTCTACGGGCTGCCCGCGTTCGGCGGCGCGGCGCTCAAGATCGGGCTGGACCACGGCCCGGACGACGACCCGGACCGCCCGCAGACGCCGGTGACCGCGGCGGAGGCCGCGGAGCTGCTGGTCCATGCCCGCCGTTTCCTGCCCGCGGCCGACGGCGACGTGGTCGACTCGGTGTCATGCCGCTACACGATGGCGCCGCGGAACCGGTTCGCCGTGGGTGCGCTGCCGTCGTCGCCGGGGGTGTTCGTGGCGGCCGCCTGTTCCGGGCACGGGTTCAAGTTCGGCCCGGTGATCGGTGCGGCGCTGGCCGACCTGGCCCTCGGCGGGCAACGCCCGGACCTGGACTTCCTGGCACCGGGCGCGCTCGGGTGA